The nucleotide sequence ATCCTATCCCCCATATGTGGCTGAGGATATCCGGGCCTTAAACAAACAGGATGAAGCGCTGCCGCAATATGTTCGTCTCCATTTTCCACCTGGGGTAGTCGGTTTATTTCTAGTGGCATTAATGGCGGCAGTGATGTCCAGCATCGATTCAGGAATTCATTCTGTGACGACGGCGCTGATGGTCGATTTTCGAGATCGTCATTTCGCGCATTGGAAACCGGAAAATAATATGATCGAAATGTTGCAGGATCGCGCACTGGTGGTGCTGATTGGAATCCTTTCAATTTTTCTTGCCTGCAATGTCGGTGAGATGGGAGATGTGTTTGCCATCGGGAAAAAGATGACTGCTGGCTTTGGCGGTCCCTTGCTGGCTGTATTTATCCTGGCACTCTTTTGCAAAAACTCAACGACCGTTGGCGTGATGACCGGAGCGCTTTCGGGAGCATTGATTACAATTTCCCTGATGTATCTGGCGGCAGACTGGTTTTCTGTCTGGTTCTGGCCGATTGGTTTTGGTCTGACAATGCTGATTGGCCTGGTTGTCAGTCTGTTAACTGCGAAAACGAAGCCGCATGCTGGTGAAGAATCGCTCACTTATTGGAATGTGATCCACGGAAATTTCAAGAATCCCCAGGATACCGGAGAGTAGATTTCACATGAAATATGCGGAAATGACAGCTGTCGAACTGAAAAATATATCTCGCGAGGAGACTCTGGTCATTCTGCCGATCGCTGCTGTCGAACAGCATGGACCACACATGCCAACCGGTACGGATGACATTATCTGTACTGCAGTCGCAGAAAAAGTGGAAGAACGACTTAAAGAAAAAATCGTACTTTTACCAACGCTCTGGCTGGGGGCCAGTCAGCATCACCTGCGCTGGGGAGCTACGTTGACGTCCCGGGTAGAAAACTATGAGACGCTACTTTGTGAAATATGCGAATCACTGCTGAAGGATGGATTTCGCCGTGTCATGATCTTGAACGGTCATGGTGGGAATATTGGTCCCATGCAGATTGCTCTGCGACGCCTGCAGGTTGATTTTCCTAATTGTCAATTGCTGGCAGCATCTTACTGGTCGATTGCTGAAGAAGAAATCGCTTCTGTGATGCAAGGTGACTGCAAAACAGTCGGGCATGCCTGCGAAGCGGAAACCTCACTGATTATGTATCTGCGACCGGAACTGGTTCGAAGTGCCAGGGTGGAAAATTTCGATGATTATGCCCCCGACGTGGTTGATGGCGTTTATGTCTGTCGCGACATGTTCCAGCGGACCAGTGCGGGGGCAACCGGTCGTCCCGATCTGGCCAGTGCAGAAAAGGGGGACAAGATGTTTTCGCAGATCGTTAAACGTGTCTCTGATGTGATCGGGCATCTGACAGAAGAACCGCTCTCCAATTATCCCTGACTTGATCCGCTCCGTTGATGACCAGTCGGGAGACTATTGGGGAAAATCGTTGGTATCAAAACGATTCATTTCCAGTGCCGCCTGCCGGTCCAGGCTGGAAGCGCCGACCTTTGTTGTGAATCCGATAACACAGTTTTTTCTCTGAAGGATTTCGAGAGTGTCTGCATTGTATGCACCATAAGGATAACACATGATCCAGTTTCTCGTGGGGGCGCCGACATTGGTGAGAAACTGAAGTGAGCGGTCAATTTCCTGTTCCTGGGTGTCAGCAGCGACGGCATTCAACCAGAAATGATGGTAGGTATGGCTGCCAACATACATGCCGGATCGCACCAGTTCCTCAATTTCCGCTGCCGTCATGTAAAGTTCTTTGCTGAACTCTGCTTCAGACTTTTCCACATATTTTTCAAACAGTTGTCTGGTTATTTCCGTTCGTAATTCGAAAGGAAGTTCTCTTTGCAGCATTCGCTTGATGTAGATGATCTCAGCAGGATCGTAGCGACCTGGTTGGGCCAGTCTGGAAATATGCTGTTCAATAAATGATTCTGAAAAATCTCTGGCTCGCAGTTCATCATTTAGATCGTTAAAGAGGCGATTGGTGTCAGTCGCTGATGCCAGAATGAAATGGATGGCATTCACATCCAGCAGGCTGTTCTCTTCAACTGGTCGGGCGGGAGGAAAAAAACACCCGCTGATTTTGCGTTTCATTAATTCTGGAAACACAAAGTCAAAGTGATCCCGATAGCCATCATCAAAGGTAAGCAGACAGGCCTTTTCAGGGAAGTCTGCCGATTCGCCGGTAATGTACGCGATTAACTGTTCTGCCGAAATGAATTCGTACTGACTGCCGAGGTAATCCAGTTGCCTTTTGAAACCAGCAAATTCAAGCCCCTTGATGCCGGGGTACCGGGAATTTTTGATTTCCCGGACATAGTGATACATGACGGTGGTCAAGTCGCCCGGTTTCTGCATGCTCGCATCCATTACTGGTTGACAGCCTCAATCACATAAGAAGAAGAGTAGGGAACAAGGCGATGATTTGTGATCATATTATCTGATGCAAATCGTGCTACTTCTTTATGGATCGTGAAAACCTCGCTGTTTTCCATCACATTGACAGGGAATGGATGGAAATGGACAGGGAAAACAGAGGTGACGCTGAATCCTGCACGTTCGATTTTGCTGGCCAGGTCACTGGGAGTGAACTGGTATCTTGTATCAACGCCGATTCCCGTTAATGGATGAGTATCGGGTTGTACATATTCGGCTTTCAGATTTCTGATACATTCAATGGCTTCATCCTGGGATTCGCTGGTATGAAACGCAACGGCTTCTTCAATCAGTGAATCGAGAGTTCCCAGTTCTTTTTCGATGTTTGTGAATTGATTCATGGAATGAACATTAAACAGTCTGTTACGAGATCCAATTGCAATCGAGCCTCCGGGATTACAAATGGATTTCAAAAGCTGCAGGAATTCGTCGAGTTGTTCCAGAGAGATATATTCAATAAAGCCTTGGGCACTGATAACGTCAAAACTCTGATCACTCTCAAAATTGAAAACAGAACCGCAGATAAATTCTGCAGACGCTGAGGTGTTCTCATTATTCTTTCTGGCAATCTCAATCATGTCTTCTGCAAAATCAAGTCCCAGTGAGTTCCAACCATTCGTCGATGCTTCAATGGCTAACTGTCCGGTGCCACAACCGACATCGAGTAAGGCCGATCCTGTCGGATATTTTTTCATTGTTTCCATCACTGCCTGATGGCGGTTATGAATCGTGCTGAAAACTTCATCTTCAGCCTTAATTTGCCATTCCTTCGCATGTGATTTGAAAAAACGATATGTCTGATCTTGCTGTGACATAGATACTTCCTGTCAGAAATCTATTATGTAAGTTCGAGTACCAGTTTGTGAAACAGTACTGTGTATTGGATTTTCGGGATTGGACTGTTTCCAACTGTTCCAATAATAATTACGCCACCTTATCTTGTGTTTTAGGCACCAGGGCCTGAATAACAACCTTGGCGATACGTGTATGACAAAGTCCATCGCAATTCCATGCCTTACGCACCTTTGCTCCACGTTGTTGACGTACTTCCTCTGAATCTTTTTGAAGCGAGGTGAGTACCTTGGTGCCTTCTTCTACTGTGGTTGAGAAAGTGCCCCAGTCATAGAGATTTAGAGGGATGGCATAAGAACTGTAATCCCGATTTGAGTGGAATAAGGCAACCTGTTTTCCAAACAGTGCCGCTTCAACGGCAACCGTCGATTTATGAGTGATGAGAATATCGCAGGCTTCAGTTGCCAAAGGCAGTGGTGTTGTATCATCAAGAAATGCTGCTGCACCCAGGCGGCGGATGACGTTCTCTGCGACCTGTCTGTTGCTGTTGGGGTGGGGTCTGACCGAGACCTTAAGTTCAGGTTTTAGCGCGAGTGCCCGCTCCAGGCAGCAGACGATCAATTCTTCCACTTCATCCCAGCCAGGTTTCATTGCGTAAAGTGCTAACAGATCATCAGATTGGATCTGATGATCCTGGCGCCAGACCGGAGCATTGCTTTCTGTGATTGAAGATTGATAAACCCAGTCAAAATTCGGGTTTCCAGTTACTGTCATAGCGGACCGCTGTAGACCACGGTTGACCAGATTATCAGCTGCCTGCTGAAAGGGGACACAGACATAGTCGGCCGGAATGTCATTGTGAGACCCAAGACCGAAAAGATCCAGCACGCCAACTGAAGGAATCCCCCGTTCGGCGGCAATACGGATCGATGCCAGTTCTGCGCGGGGAGAATTGGTTGTCAGCAGGACATCCGGCTGTAGCCAGTCAAAGAAACGTCGTAATGGATTGAGAGGTAGAAAAGACTGCCTGCCGATCCGTTCAAACTCCTGCTGTGCTGCTTCGATTCCCAGTTGGTCTTCCAGGTCGGCGTATGAGAGCCCCAGGTAGGCAATTGATTCTTCCAGAGAGTTGACTTTGTTAACCTGGTGCATCTCTTCTGCCAGACGTGTTCCGTGTTCTATCGCCCGAGTATCTTCCGGTCGGAGGATGTCCCGGAAACCGAGGGGAGAAAAACCGGCATTTCGCAGGGAGGCAGCGGCGGTTGTCAGGCCAAGAACTTGAATGTCATATCCCTGTGACTCCAGGTATTTGAGTACGGGGATCAACATGAGGACGTGTCCGCCTCCGTAGCTGACTGCCAGCACGCGTTTTGATTTAGTCCGGTGAGAGAGCATTTATGCGTCGATGTTCTGGGGAAATATGCTGATTTCAGATTCTTTAAATTGAAAACTGCCCGGATTAACTGAGATATTCCTTCTTCTGTCAAGACGAAATCAATAACCAAACCAGGGCACATTTGGTGGACGAAAGAATATTTGGACTCTATCAGAAGCTGTATTTCTCTGGATTCAGCCTGTTTATCGGCCTGAAAGCTAAAAACTGCTCTTCCGTTAAGTGTCCAGAATATTCAAAATACGCAACTTCAATACAACAGGAATCTAATATCAGAGTTCGATGACTGCCTCAGCAGTGGGGGGAGTGACACGGAGTGCCACTTCATCGTTGAGGACAGTAGCAGCAAGCTGAACAGGGTTGTTCAAATCTGACGGAAGGAATCGTAATGTGTGGGATTATTGGCGGATATGATCGCGAACGGCGGCCGTTTGGAACAGCGCTGGCAGAGCGAGCCTGTGATCGCATGCTTCACCGGGGACCCGATGATCGGGGTATCTTCGAGGCAGAGGGAATGCTGGTGGGAAATCAGCGTCTGTCGATTCTCGATCTGGCAGGCGGGCATCAACCCATGTTTTCGGATGATCAGCAGATCGTGGTTGTCCAGAATGGGGAAATTTATAACTTCCAGGAGCTTGCAAAAAATCTGAACTGTCGCACCAGTTGTGACACGGAAGTCATCCTCCGACTGTATGAACGAGATGGAGAAGATTTTGTTCAACAGCTGAATGGTATGTTTGCCATTGCCATTCTTGATCGGCGAAAACAGTGTCTCCTGCTGTATCGTGATCGAATTGGCCAGAAGCCGTTGTATCTGCATGATGATGGAACGCGGCTGCTGTTTGCTTCCGAAATCAAGTCTCTGTTTGCGATGGGAGTGAAGGCAGAGATGAACTGGGAAGGTTTTGATGCCTATCTCACGTACAATTTTGTACCTCCTCCCATCACCCTGTATCAAAATATTTCCCATTTAATGCCGGGGCATCTGCTCAAGGTGAATCAACAGGGAACCGAAATCAGACGCTGGTGGGATCTGGCAGAAAAACCTGTGGAATGTCGATCAGAATCGGCCTGGTCAGAAGAGATCATTGAAACACTGCGGGCAGCGGTGA is from Gimesia maris and encodes:
- a CDS encoding creatininase family protein, whose amino-acid sequence is MKYAEMTAVELKNISREETLVILPIAAVEQHGPHMPTGTDDIICTAVAEKVEERLKEKIVLLPTLWLGASQHHLRWGATLTSRVENYETLLCEICESLLKDGFRRVMILNGHGGNIGPMQIALRRLQVDFPNCQLLAASYWSIAEEEIASVMQGDCKTVGHACEAETSLIMYLRPELVRSARVENFDDYAPDVVDGVYVCRDMFQRTSAGATGRPDLASAEKGDKMFSQIVKRVSDVIGHLTEEPLSNYP
- a CDS encoding polysaccharide deacetylase family protein, whose protein sequence is MQKPGDLTTVMYHYVREIKNSRYPGIKGLEFAGFKRQLDYLGSQYEFISAEQLIAYITGESADFPEKACLLTFDDGYRDHFDFVFPELMKRKISGCFFPPARPVEENSLLDVNAIHFILASATDTNRLFNDLNDELRARDFSESFIEQHISRLAQPGRYDPAEIIYIKRMLQRELPFELRTEITRQLFEKYVEKSEAEFSKELYMTAAEIEELVRSGMYVGSHTYHHFWLNAVAADTQEQEIDRSLQFLTNVGAPTRNWIMCYPYGAYNADTLEILQRKNCVIGFTTKVGASSLDRQAALEMNRFDTNDFPQ
- a CDS encoding class I SAM-dependent methyltransferase, with the translated sequence MSQQDQTYRFFKSHAKEWQIKAEDEVFSTIHNRHQAVMETMKKYPTGSALLDVGCGTGQLAIEASTNGWNSLGLDFAEDMIEIARKNNENTSASAEFICGSVFNFESDQSFDVISAQGFIEYISLEQLDEFLQLLKSICNPGGSIAIGSRNRLFNVHSMNQFTNIEKELGTLDSLIEEAVAFHTSESQDEAIECIRNLKAEYVQPDTHPLTGIGVDTRYQFTPSDLASKIERAGFSVTSVFPVHFHPFPVNVMENSEVFTIHKEVARFASDNMITNHRLVPYSSSYVIEAVNQ